In Legionella cardiaca, a genomic segment contains:
- the bioC gene encoding malonyl-ACP O-methyltransferase BioC — MSLKVEICNTFNKHAIEYEQAAKIQNEIGQRLFERLDYLKINPRYILDLGCGTGLFTLQLKKKYPKAEIVGLDLAKNMLFEAKKKQGWWRSSKWSLINGDMTLLPFATGTFDLVFANQTIHWAQPLDTVIRELNRVMNNQGCLMFSTLGPDTFKELKQAWLVVDNHAHTNEFADMHDVGDCLLKERFLDPVVDMELITVHYENLKKLLLNLKAQGVRNINEKRNGGLTGKDSWQAFEKAYQVACTKEGKFPLTYEVVYGHAWKGAQRLVDKGTETFIPISRIQRQPDADK, encoded by the coding sequence ATGAGTCTGAAAGTAGAAATTTGCAACACCTTTAATAAACATGCAATCGAATACGAACAAGCAGCCAAAATTCAGAATGAAATTGGCCAGCGCTTATTTGAACGATTGGATTATTTGAAAATCAATCCGCGCTATATTCTTGATTTAGGTTGTGGAACAGGGCTTTTTACTCTGCAATTAAAAAAGAAGTACCCGAAAGCTGAAATCGTTGGTTTAGATTTGGCCAAAAATATGCTGTTTGAAGCGAAAAAAAAACAAGGGTGGTGGCGTAGCAGTAAATGGTCTTTGATTAATGGTGATATGACGTTATTGCCCTTTGCAACAGGAACTTTTGATCTGGTTTTTGCTAATCAAACAATTCATTGGGCACAGCCCCTGGATACGGTTATTCGCGAACTTAACCGTGTGATGAATAACCAGGGTTGTCTTATGTTTTCCACCCTGGGGCCTGATACGTTTAAGGAATTAAAACAAGCATGGTTGGTTGTAGATAACCATGCTCACACCAATGAATTTGCAGACATGCATGATGTTGGTGATTGCCTTTTAAAAGAGCGATTCCTTGATCCTGTAGTTGACATGGAGTTAATAACTGTACATTATGAAAATTTAAAGAAATTATTGCTTAATTTAAAAGCACAAGGGGTGCGAAATATTAATGAGAAGCGCAATGGGGGATTAACCGGAAAGGATTCCTGGCAAGCTTTTGAAAAGGCTTATCAGGTAGCGTGTACGAAGGAAGGTAAGTTCCCTCTTACTTATGAAGTTGTTTACGGGCACGCTTGGAAAGGTGCGCAGCGTCTTGTTGATAAAGGCACAGAAACGTTTATTCCTATTTCGCGTATTCAGCGACAGCCGGATGCAGATAAATAA
- a CDS encoding ComF family protein has translation MRHTLASITQMLRLPSVCVICYQYHRDPYAACRACFSLLQQLGPACSYCALPLSDDSFLVCGRCSKSKPAFDRTFTMYRFEEPLRTLLHEYKYNGALFLRGFLVKLMIDALPQTALKTECLVPVPLHSKKLQERGFNQAAELAKRLAKHLQIPYELTLCKKILHTPSQMSLNRKERHRNLRHAFEVKANSYQHITLVDDLLTTGNTVNELATLFKKQGVAHVDVWCCARATT, from the coding sequence GTGCGTCACACACTGGCCAGTATAACACAAATGTTACGTTTGCCTTCTGTCTGCGTTATTTGTTATCAATATCACCGCGATCCTTATGCTGCTTGTCGCGCTTGTTTTTCTCTTTTACAGCAACTTGGCCCAGCTTGTAGCTATTGCGCTCTCCCATTATCTGATGACAGTTTTTTAGTCTGTGGTCGCTGCAGCAAAAGCAAACCGGCTTTTGATCGTACATTTACAATGTATCGTTTTGAAGAACCTCTACGAACTTTATTACATGAATATAAATATAATGGGGCACTTTTTCTTCGTGGCTTCCTGGTGAAATTAATGATTGATGCTTTACCTCAAACTGCGCTCAAAACAGAATGCTTGGTCCCTGTACCTCTACATTCTAAAAAACTACAGGAACGTGGATTTAATCAGGCTGCAGAACTTGCCAAGCGACTTGCAAAACATTTACAAATTCCTTACGAGCTTACACTTTGCAAGAAAATTTTACACACGCCCTCACAGATGAGTTTAAACAGGAAAGAACGCCACCGAAACTTACGTCATGCTTTTGAAGTAAAAGCAAACAGCTACCAACATATTACACTAGTAGATGATTTATTAACTACCGGCAATACCGTCAACGAGTTAGCCACACTTTTCAAAAAACAAGGAGTTGCTCACGTTGACGTCTGGTGTTGTGCACGTGCGACTACTTAG
- a CDS encoding M50 family metallopeptidase, producing the protein MLWALLAILLTLILVVGIHEAGHAFAAKIFGVKIQKISIGFGKPLLTWRTKSGLQLVWSLWPLGGYVQLLNSRIQPVSPEESAFCFDKKQVWMRCIILASGALANLITAWLAFTLMFMIGYQQTPALVQAVEVESLAAKSGLKAGDRFVNLGGQEVNSWQETGMRLIMDLGKKEVPALVKDSSENIHKINLDLSQWRYKRGDRSLLQGLGIEPESSTEKEWVQGQSVGVAFYHAVTKSLQLLSFFLVMLKQLLTGMIPFAVLLGPIGLFSASVTSFFQGVPVFLYFIANFSLAVGLLNLFPVPGLDGGSIVYALIEKIRGKPVSIAMEVLLHQLAVIFFVILLVQLILNDVQRYLH; encoded by the coding sequence ATGTTATGGGCCTTGCTTGCAATTCTACTGACACTCATTTTGGTTGTTGGTATTCATGAAGCAGGTCATGCCTTTGCAGCAAAAATTTTTGGTGTAAAAATTCAGAAAATCTCAATCGGTTTTGGAAAACCCTTACTGACTTGGAGAACAAAGTCAGGCCTGCAGTTGGTGTGGTCTCTTTGGCCCCTAGGAGGCTATGTTCAATTGCTTAATTCCCGCATTCAGCCTGTTTCTCCTGAAGAATCTGCATTTTGTTTTGATAAAAAGCAAGTATGGATGCGCTGTATAATTTTAGCTTCAGGTGCACTGGCAAATTTAATTACAGCATGGTTGGCATTTACTTTAATGTTTATGATTGGTTATCAACAAACTCCTGCGCTGGTTCAGGCGGTAGAAGTTGAAAGTCTGGCTGCCAAGTCGGGGCTTAAAGCAGGCGATCGTTTTGTTAATTTGGGGGGACAAGAGGTTAATTCCTGGCAAGAAACCGGAATGCGCTTGATAATGGATCTTGGCAAAAAAGAGGTGCCAGCTTTAGTAAAAGACAGTAGCGAAAATATACATAAAATAAATTTGGATTTGAGTCAATGGCGCTATAAAAGAGGCGATCGTTCCTTGTTGCAGGGGCTAGGTATTGAACCAGAATCCTCAACTGAAAAAGAATGGGTGCAAGGCCAATCGGTAGGGGTAGCTTTTTATCATGCGGTAACGAAGTCATTACAACTTTTATCCTTCTTTTTAGTCATGTTAAAACAATTGCTGACAGGCATGATTCCTTTTGCTGTTCTCCTTGGTCCAATTGGTTTGTTTAGCGCTTCCGTAACCTCTTTCTTTCAGGGGGTGCCGGTGTTTTTGTATTTTATTGCTAATTTCAGTCTTGCAGTAGGACTCTTGAATTTATTTCCCGTTCCAGGCCTTGACGGAGGGTCTATTGTTTATGCCCTGATAGAAAAAATACGCGGTAAACCAGTTTCAATCGCGATGGAGGTTTTACTGCATCAATTAGCCGTAATTTTTTTCGTTATATTACTTGTGCAGCTAATCTTAAATGACGTACAACGTTATCTCCATTAA